In Oryza sativa Japonica Group chromosome 1, ASM3414082v1, the genomic stretch ccccgtggccggttccctctcctctcctataaaATAGAACCCCCTCTTTGCGTTCTACCGTTTTGGTCTCCTCCCaagctctcccgtggtctctagccacctccccaccgtcgccctctccctcccacgttgccggccggcctccagccgcctctcccgcctcgccggagagtcgtccggccgcgccatcgcctcctacagcgtcgccgccacctcctccacgccggcctgccctccgtttcgcgaggAGACCCCCGGAActacgttcccgccgtcgccctcctctttccttcgcgccggccacctccagccgccttcctctcctcgcccgagcgccgcccggccgcgccgtcttctccctcggcctcgcagctgcctcctctTTCCCGGCttcgcctccgtttcgcggggaaatcaccggagacgcgtcctcgccggtgtccagtggcgtcgccaccacttctccgcctccggccgcctctgccgcgtccccggtgcaccggccgacgtcgccaccacctctcccggcaccggagtgccgtcctctctcccggccaggccacggcgtcgcccgaatttcgccggaacgccgtcgtctccgcgccggcctctccttcctcctcgtcggctcgtcgccccgctgcaccaccaccttcaccaacatcgcagcggcgtgttccacgccgtccccccctccgctcagccgctgctgcctgccatcatcgtttcatcgtcgtctccgatcgttctcgtcgtcgacgtcccgtcggtcgcccggctcgtcgtctcgcggcgccgcctccgtcatcgtcatcgtagcggcgtgttccacgtcgtcctcgtccccgtgcagccgctgccggctgtcctcgtcgcctcctcgccggtcccggtcgtcgtcgtcgtcgtcgtcgtcgtcctctcgtcgttcccggtcgtcgtggcgttcgtccctccgtcaagccgttctcgttcgtcgtcctcgcttcgtcaagatcgctgcagccccgtcctcgtgttcgtcctcggctccgcgtcgtcaagcctcgtgccggccgcgtctcgccttcgcccaaggatcgccgccgaagccgtcccctcgccgttcgtctccgttgtgcccgtctgtctccgccgcgcccgttcgtcgttgtcgttcccacgcctcgtcgcgtggtggtaaggtttcctcctctcgcttccccgccctcgtcctttcggtgtcgccccgtacccgttgtgcggtcgtcgaccccggtacccgtgtaccggtgtcggtagtcgttcacgtgtgcgggtggtgaccgtgtagtgtccgtgttagtgtgcccgctcggtagccgcgtggtttccacgtgtgcaacccgtgtggtgtctagtggagtccgtttgtcggccactcgcctcggttgacacacggggtccgcttccgtcgacccgtggaccgtctctgtgtacccggtctaccgtggtcctttaggttgacatgtggggtccgc encodes the following:
- the LOC136355363 gene encoding uncharacterized protein, whose amino-acid sequence is MVPLMPIRVLAGVQWRRHHFSASGRLCRVPGAPADVATTSPGTGVPSSLPARPRRRPNFAGTPSSPRRPLLPPRRLVAPLHHHLHQHRSGVFHAVPPSAQPLLPAIIVSSSSPIVLVVDVPSVARLVVSRRRLRHRHRSGVFHVVLVPVQPLPAVLVASSPVPVVVVVVVVVLSSFPVVVAFVPPSSRSRSSSSLRQDRCSPVLVFVLGSASSSLVPAASRLRPRIAAEAVPSPFVSVVPVCLRRARSSLSFPRLVAWWLVALLVCFA